The Cardiocondyla obscurior isolate alpha-2009 linkage group LG22, Cobs3.1, whole genome shotgun sequence genome includes a region encoding these proteins:
- the LOC139111113 gene encoding actin-related protein 1 — protein sequence MEAYDVIVNQPVVIDNGSGVIKAGFAGDQIPKCRFPNYIGRPKHVRVMAGALEGDLFVGPIAEEHRGLLSLRYPMEHGVVTDWNDMERIWSYVYSKDQLATFSEEHPVLLTEAPINPRKNREKAAEIFFETFNVPALFVSMQAVLSLYATGRTTGVVLDAGDGVTHAVPIYEGFAMPHSIMRVDIAGRDVTRHLRLLLRKEGINFKTTAEFEIVRIIKERACYLASNPQKEETIETEKFQYVLPDGSHLEIGPARFRAPEVLFRPDLIGEECEGLHEVLTYSIQKSDLDLRKVLFQNIVLSGGSTLFRGFGDRLLSEIRRMSPKDIKIRISAPQERLYSTWIGGSILASLDTFKKMWVSKREFDEDGIRAIHRKTF from the exons atggaGGCGTACGATGTGATTGTCAATCAACCGGTGGTTATCGACAAC ggatCTGGTGTGATCAAGGCAGGATTTGCAGGTGATCAGATACCTAAATGCAGATTTCCAAATTA TATTGGAAGGCCAAAACATGTACGTGTTATGGCTGGTGCTCTGGAAGGAGATCTATTTGTGGGTCCAATAGCAGAAGAACATCGTGGCCTTTTATCTCTTCGGTATCCAATGGAACATGGTGTGGTCACAGATTGGAATGACATGGAGCGTATTTGGTCTTACGTTTATAGTAAAGATCAATTAGCTACATTCAGTGAAGAGCATCCAGTTTTGCTTACAGAAGCTCCTATAAACCCCAGGAAGAATCGTGAAAAGGCagctgaaatattttttgagaCTTTTAATGTCCCAGCTTTATTTGTTTCCATGCAAGCTGTACTTAGCTT ATACGCAACAGGCAGAACTACGGGAGTAGTTTTAGACGCTGGCGATGGTGTTACACACGCTGTACCTATTTATGAAGGTTTTGCTATGCCACATAGTATAATGCGAGTTGATATAGCAGGACGTGATGTTACAAGGCATCTTAGGCTACTTCTACGCAAGGAAGGCATTAATTTCAAGACTACAGCAGAGTTTGAAATTGTCAGAATAATCAAAGAACGAGCGTGCTATCTTGCTAGTAATCctcaaaaagaagaaacaataGAAACGGAAAAGTTTCAATATGTGTTACCTGATGGTAGTCACTTAGAG atTGGTCCAGCAAGATTTAGAGCTCCTGAAGTGCTGTTTAGACCAGATCTGATAGGTGAAGAATGTGAAGGCCTTCATGAAGTTCTAACATATTCCATTCAAAAATCTGATCTGGATTTGAGAAaggttttatttcaaaatattgtACTATCGGGAGGATCAACATTATTCCGC GGTTTTGGTGATAGATTACTATCGGAAATTCGTAGGATGTCACCAAAAGACATTAAAATAAGA atATCTGCACCTCAAGAACGATTATACAGTACTTGGATTGGAGGTTCCATTTTGGCTTCTTTAGACACATTTAAGAAAATGTGGGTGAGCAAAAGAGAATTCGATGAAGATGGTATACGGGCTATTCATCGTAAaacattttga